In Brachypodium distachyon strain Bd21 chromosome 2, Brachypodium_distachyon_v3.0, whole genome shotgun sequence, one genomic interval encodes:
- the LOC106866147 gene encoding uncharacterized protein LOC106866147: protein MEDTSSALLRSSGSDELGQSMRVYSAATGKVPFEWEDEPGKPKSPPRLDVLPPLCPSPAMQSARLTGRGSRRRRSLKRPVESDSFEGCLPVKFHLGRAMRS, encoded by the exons ATGGAGGACACCTCGTCCGCTCTCCTGCGTTCCTCAGGCAGCGACGAGCTAGGACAGTCCATGAGAGTATACTCTGCGGCGACCGGGAAAGTCCCCTTCGAGTGGGAGGACGAGCCAGGGAAACCCAAGAGCCCGCCAAGGCTGGACGTCCTCCCGCCGCTGTGCCCGTCGCCGGCGATGCAGAGCGCTCGGCTCACTGGTCGAGGcagccgacggcggcggagcctcAAGCGCCCGGTGGAATCGGATAGCTTTGAAGGGTGCCTGCCTGTGAAGTTCCACCTGGGAAGAGCCATGAGGAG TTAA